From the Rhodococcus sp. NBC_00297 genome, one window contains:
- a CDS encoding HNH endonuclease signature motif containing protein — MYDAPVSVDVLVSAKVDAQASFARTVAASCSYIYSESRRPAVLATGGVFDADAAEACAVAEVASALSVSTSTVTEWLFLIRTARPAVQEAFDAGRLAYAAFRTVCRSLAGFHHATEALLQRVIAVAARCTPGAVASAIDRILADFDADWHRIIRERAALERSATVRKLPRDQAELKIRGPADKVAALWRNIAAAAARGVTDPTSLPARLFDAAHALLTGAVSGTPARAVIVLDAATAAGLAGEPGHLVGWGPVPADVARRIAGDATWQAMITAAEVAEPRAACSCRCPEHDPPTDSEPPGSPVPAAGREVRRTRRMPAGWTPTTGKLGSTKNRKLREQVEYLRTLPPSALDRAVADPDGHGGFAVPPAGALTYRPSEAIASLVTALYSTCVHPGCAVSSEDCDLDHVVPFDHTDPRSGGWTVTGNLTPLCRRHHGLKTRRQWHHRMLRDGIVHVRDSHGTDYFTAPGE, encoded by the coding sequence GTGTACGACGCACCAGTTTCCGTCGATGTGTTGGTGTCGGCGAAGGTCGACGCCCAGGCCTCGTTCGCCCGCACCGTCGCCGCGTCGTGCTCCTACATCTACTCCGAGTCCCGACGCCCCGCCGTGCTCGCGACCGGTGGGGTATTCGACGCCGACGCCGCCGAAGCATGCGCGGTCGCGGAGGTCGCGTCGGCGCTGTCGGTGTCCACCAGCACTGTCACGGAGTGGCTGTTTTTGATTCGCACCGCCCGTCCTGCGGTGCAGGAAGCGTTCGATGCGGGCCGGTTGGCGTACGCGGCGTTCCGCACGGTCTGCCGATCCCTGGCCGGGTTCCATCATGCGACCGAAGCATTACTGCAGCGGGTCATTGCTGTCGCAGCCCGGTGCACGCCGGGTGCGGTCGCGTCGGCGATCGACCGGATCCTCGCCGACTTCGACGCCGACTGGCACCGCATCATCCGTGAACGGGCAGCATTGGAGCGGTCGGCGACGGTGCGCAAGCTCCCGCGCGATCAGGCCGAGCTGAAGATCCGTGGTCCGGCCGACAAAGTCGCCGCACTGTGGCGGAACATCGCCGCTGCCGCCGCACGCGGGGTGACCGATCCGACGTCGTTGCCGGCTCGGTTGTTCGACGCCGCGCACGCGCTCTTGACCGGGGCCGTGTCGGGTACGCCGGCCCGTGCCGTGATCGTCCTCGATGCTGCCACCGCAGCAGGGTTGGCGGGGGAACCCGGCCACCTCGTCGGCTGGGGACCGGTACCAGCTGATGTAGCCCGGAGAATTGCCGGGGATGCGACGTGGCAGGCGATGATCACCGCCGCGGAGGTCGCGGAACCGCGGGCGGCGTGCAGCTGCCGATGCCCGGAGCACGACCCGCCGACCGACTCCGAACCACCGGGCTCGCCGGTTCCCGCCGCCGGGCGGGAAGTCCGCCGAACTCGCCGCATGCCGGCAGGCTGGACACCGACCACGGGGAAACTGGGCAGCACGAAAAACCGAAAACTCCGGGAGCAGGTCGAGTACCTCCGCACGCTCCCACCATCAGCACTCGACCGTGCCGTCGCCGACCCCGACGGACATGGGGGATTCGCCGTACCCCCGGCCGGGGCGTTGACCTATCGGCCGTCCGAGGCGATCGCGTCGCTGGTGACAGCGCTGTATTCGACGTGCGTCCATCCGGGATGTGCTGTGTCCAGCGAAGACTGCGATCTCGACCATGTCGTCCCGTTCGACCACACCGACCCCCGGAGTGGCGGATGGACCGTCACCGGCAACCTCACGCCGCTGTGCCGCCGGCACCACGGCCTGAAGACCCGGCGGCAGTGGCACCACCGCATGCTCCGGGACGGGATCGTCCATGTCCGCGACTCGCACGGCACCGACTACTTCACCGCACCCGGCGAGTGA
- a CDS encoding response regulator, with protein sequence MSISVLLVDDQELMRMGLSMVLGAQPDIDVVGDVPDGASAIAAAARLEPDVVLMDVRMPGIDGVSATERIIAAQPEVRVIVMTTFDLDEHALGALRAGASGFLLKDTPPEDLVSAIRSVAAGDAVVSPRVTRRLLSRIVAGQPRDVPGRSAAVESLTDREREVLLLIAAGKSNAEIAGELFLSEATVKTHVGRMLTKLGLRDRVQAVVLAYELGLVTPGA encoded by the coding sequence GTGTCCATCTCGGTGCTCCTGGTCGACGATCAGGAACTGATGCGCATGGGTCTGTCGATGGTTCTCGGCGCGCAGCCCGACATCGACGTGGTGGGCGACGTGCCCGACGGTGCCTCCGCGATCGCCGCGGCCGCGCGCCTCGAACCGGACGTCGTGCTGATGGACGTCCGCATGCCCGGTATCGACGGTGTCTCGGCCACCGAACGCATCATCGCGGCGCAACCCGAGGTGCGGGTCATCGTCATGACGACCTTCGACCTGGACGAACACGCCCTGGGCGCACTGCGTGCCGGTGCCAGCGGATTTCTCCTCAAGGACACGCCTCCGGAGGACCTCGTGTCCGCGATCCGCAGCGTGGCGGCAGGGGACGCCGTCGTCTCGCCGCGGGTGACCCGACGTCTGCTCTCCCGCATCGTCGCCGGGCAACCGCGCGATGTTCCCGGACGATCGGCAGCCGTCGAATCGCTCACCGACCGTGAGCGCGAGGTGCTGCTGCTCATCGCCGCCGGCAAGTCGAACGCCGAGATCGCGGGTGAGCTGTTCCTGTCCGAGGCGACCGTCAAGACCCACGTCGGCCGCATGCTCACCAAGCTCGGGCTGCGCGATCGCGTCCAGGCCGTCGTGCTCGCCTACGAGCTCGGACTGGTCACTCCGGGCGCCTGA
- the lnt gene encoding apolipoprotein N-acyltransferase encodes MSVPARLIPPARLALSAGAGALLFASFPPRSLWFLAPVALALVTFVLTERRVDDPARALSLRGGFLYGFAFGLGFFLPLLPWIGVYVGPLPWIALAVAESLFLGLFGLLAVVVSRLPFAAVWITMVWSLTEWLRSTVPFGGFPWGRLAFGQSESPLLPLAALGGAPLLSAAVALIGVCLTLLCRSLRTGFAVTSVAGLVALAAVAPVVALVVRPTLAGPQDGDDTITIAAIQGSVPRLGLDFNAQRRQVLDNHVNETLRLAEEVEAGRTPKPDVVIWPENASDVDPTRDVTAAAEITAASVRIDAPILVGAVLSNADGTSTNSVIAWDGAAGPGERHDKKIVQPFGEYLPYRSFFRLFSSYADSAGNFVPGDGDGVVHVPAGTDREQRALAVGVATCYEVAFDRAPTEAVRAGAQILAVPTNNATFGDTEMTYQQLAMSRVRAVEHSRTVVVAATSGVSAVIAPDGSVTSRTALFDADHLVATVGLRTDTTLATRLGSTVEYVFVALGVLSVIGATIPNVRRRLAR; translated from the coding sequence GTGAGCGTTCCCGCTCGACTGATCCCACCCGCGCGGCTCGCTCTCTCGGCCGGCGCCGGCGCGCTCCTGTTCGCGTCGTTCCCACCGCGATCACTGTGGTTTCTCGCGCCCGTCGCCCTGGCGCTCGTCACGTTCGTCCTGACCGAGCGGCGGGTCGACGATCCGGCGCGCGCCCTGTCGCTGAGAGGCGGCTTCCTGTACGGGTTCGCTTTCGGCCTCGGCTTCTTCCTGCCGCTGCTCCCGTGGATCGGCGTGTACGTCGGACCGCTGCCGTGGATCGCGCTCGCCGTCGCGGAGTCACTGTTCCTCGGTCTGTTCGGACTGCTCGCCGTGGTGGTGTCCCGCCTACCGTTCGCCGCGGTGTGGATCACCATGGTGTGGTCACTGACGGAGTGGTTGCGCAGCACGGTCCCGTTCGGCGGATTCCCCTGGGGCCGTCTGGCCTTCGGTCAGTCCGAATCACCCCTGCTTCCGCTGGCCGCACTCGGCGGCGCCCCGCTGCTCAGCGCCGCGGTGGCACTGATCGGTGTGTGCCTGACGCTGCTGTGCAGGAGTTTGCGCACCGGCTTCGCCGTCACCTCGGTCGCCGGGCTGGTCGCGCTCGCCGCCGTGGCGCCGGTCGTCGCACTCGTCGTGCGCCCCACGCTCGCGGGTCCACAGGACGGTGACGACACGATCACCATCGCGGCCATCCAAGGCAGCGTTCCCCGGCTGGGCCTCGACTTCAACGCGCAACGCCGCCAGGTGCTCGACAACCACGTGAACGAGACTCTCCGGCTGGCGGAGGAGGTCGAGGCGGGGCGGACACCGAAGCCCGACGTCGTCATCTGGCCGGAGAACGCGTCGGACGTCGATCCCACCCGCGACGTGACCGCAGCGGCCGAGATCACCGCCGCCTCCGTGCGGATCGACGCACCGATTCTCGTGGGCGCGGTGCTGTCGAATGCCGACGGCACCTCCACCAACTCGGTCATCGCCTGGGACGGAGCCGCCGGACCGGGGGAGCGCCACGACAAGAAGATCGTCCAACCGTTCGGGGAGTATCTGCCGTACCGCAGCTTCTTCCGGCTGTTCTCCTCGTACGCCGACTCGGCGGGCAACTTCGTGCCCGGCGACGGCGACGGCGTCGTGCACGTGCCCGCCGGCACGGATCGCGAGCAGCGGGCTCTCGCGGTGGGTGTCGCGACCTGCTACGAGGTGGCCTTCGACCGCGCACCCACCGAGGCGGTGCGCGCCGGCGCCCAGATTCTCGCGGTGCCCACCAACAACGCGACCTTCGGCGACACGGAGATGACCTACCAGCAGCTGGCCATGTCGCGAGTCCGGGCGGTGGAGCACTCGAGGACCGTCGTGGTCGCCGCCACCAGCGGGGTCAGCGCCGTCATCGCGCCCGATGGTTCCGTGACCTCTCGGACCGCTCTCTTCGACGCCGACCATCTGGTCGCCACGGTGGGTCTGCGCACCGACACCACACTCGCGACGCGGCTGGGATCCACCGTCGAGTACGTGTTCGTGGCCCTCGGCGTCCTGAGTGTGATCGGCGCCACGATACCGAACGTTCGACGGCGCCTGGCCCGCTGA
- a CDS encoding metallopeptidase TldD-related protein, with protein MSVSTPLGGHDLVERALSYATVSDTVVIVADISEASLRWAGNSMTTNGVGDSRSWTVVSIVRDGTAARVGTVSSTSMDPDDVAGVVAAAEDAARAAQPATDAMPLVEGAPTPDSGWGDVPLRTGIDVFDSVVPGLARGFDGADALYGFAHHTVRTVWLGTSTGVRRRVVEPVGSLEINGKRGGLSGGASAWVGTGTRDFRDIDLDASLAELTRRLDWSARTVDLPAGRYETILPTSAVADLMIDLLWSMDGRGAQEGRTALSAPGGGTRVGEVLGHLGLTLYSDPSENGLEYAPFVVTGSSSDAVSVFDNGMDAGRTDWIRDGAITSLAYPRSAAAEFGATPTVPGDNLVMVGGAGGSVDDLVARTERGLLLTTLWYIREVDPTTMLLTGLTRDGVYLVEDGRVTAAVNNFRFNESPLDILRRATEAGTTVPTLPREWSDWFTRAAMPPMRIPDFHMSSVSAAQ; from the coding sequence GTGAGCGTCAGCACTCCCCTCGGCGGCCACGATCTGGTGGAGCGTGCGCTGTCGTACGCCACCGTCTCGGACACCGTCGTGATCGTCGCCGACATCTCGGAGGCATCCCTGCGGTGGGCCGGGAACTCGATGACCACCAACGGCGTGGGTGACTCGAGGTCCTGGACCGTCGTCTCGATCGTGCGGGACGGCACGGCGGCGCGGGTGGGAACGGTCTCGTCCACGAGCATGGATCCGGATGATGTCGCCGGCGTCGTGGCAGCCGCCGAGGACGCCGCTCGTGCGGCTCAGCCCGCCACCGATGCGATGCCCCTCGTCGAGGGCGCCCCGACGCCGGACTCCGGCTGGGGCGACGTCCCGCTCCGCACAGGGATCGACGTGTTCGACTCCGTGGTACCGGGCCTGGCGCGGGGATTCGACGGAGCCGATGCGTTGTACGGCTTCGCGCATCACACGGTCCGCACCGTGTGGCTGGGCACGTCCACCGGGGTACGGCGGCGCGTCGTCGAACCTGTCGGGTCGCTCGAGATCAACGGTAAGAGGGGTGGTCTCTCGGGCGGTGCCAGTGCCTGGGTGGGCACCGGTACCCGAGACTTCCGCGACATCGATCTGGATGCGTCCCTGGCCGAACTGACGCGCCGGCTCGACTGGTCCGCCCGGACCGTCGACCTTCCCGCGGGACGCTACGAGACGATCCTCCCAACGTCCGCGGTCGCCGATCTGATGATCGATCTGCTGTGGTCGATGGACGGCCGGGGCGCGCAGGAGGGCCGCACCGCCCTGTCCGCTCCCGGCGGCGGCACCCGCGTCGGTGAGGTGCTCGGACACCTCGGTCTCACGCTGTACTCCGACCCGTCCGAGAACGGCCTCGAGTACGCCCCGTTCGTGGTCACCGGATCCTCGAGCGACGCGGTGTCGGTGTTCGACAACGGAATGGACGCCGGCCGCACCGACTGGATCCGCGACGGTGCAATCACCTCCCTTGCCTACCCACGTTCCGCCGCAGCAGAATTCGGGGCCACACCCACTGTGCCCGGTGACAACCTCGTCATGGTGGGCGGCGCCGGCGGTTCCGTCGACGACCTCGTCGCGCGCACCGAACGCGGACTCTTGTTGACGACCCTCTGGTACATCCGCGAGGTGGACCCGACGACCATGCTCCTCACCGGGTTGACGCGGGACGGCGTCTACCTGGTCGAGGACGGCCGGGTGACTGCTGCCGTGAACAACTTCCGGTTCAACGAGAGCCCGCTCGACATCCTGCGCCGCGCGACAGAGGCGGGTACGACCGTTCCCACCCTGCCGCGTGAGTGGTCGGACTGGTTCACCCGCGCAGCGATGCCCCCGATGCGGATCCCCGACTTCCACATGTCGTCCGTGAGCGCGGCCCAGTAG
- a CDS encoding TSUP family transporter translates to MGAGDWSVLLAAALAAGWVDAVVGGGGLILLPALLLVTPAATTQQTVLATNKLASVAGTTAAVLTFSRKVPMNWRLLAPAGVVAAVGAAFGAATVSLIDKDLFIPIVLVVLVGVAVLVTLRPTVGVVVGDPPTRRRITIVVVVAAVGIGFYDGILGPGTGTFLIITFATLLGTEFVRSAAMAKVLNLGSNIGALLYFSATDDVLWLLGLAMAVANVAGSLVGSRMAISRGAGFVRIVLLVVVFALVIRLGWQQFG, encoded by the coding sequence ATGGGTGCTGGTGACTGGTCGGTGTTGCTGGCTGCCGCGCTGGCGGCGGGCTGGGTGGACGCCGTGGTCGGTGGCGGCGGGCTCATCCTGTTGCCTGCACTCCTGTTGGTCACGCCGGCGGCCACGACCCAGCAGACGGTGCTGGCCACCAACAAGCTGGCCTCCGTCGCCGGCACCACCGCCGCGGTGCTGACCTTCTCCCGCAAGGTCCCGATGAACTGGCGGCTCCTCGCACCCGCCGGAGTGGTGGCCGCGGTCGGCGCGGCGTTCGGCGCCGCCACCGTCAGCCTCATCGACAAGGACCTCTTCATCCCCATCGTGCTGGTGGTGCTGGTCGGCGTCGCGGTGCTGGTGACGCTGCGCCCCACCGTCGGCGTCGTGGTGGGTGATCCGCCGACGCGCCGCCGCATCACCATCGTGGTGGTGGTGGCCGCCGTCGGCATCGGGTTCTACGACGGCATCCTCGGTCCGGGCACCGGCACCTTCCTCATCATCACGTTCGCCACCCTGCTCGGCACCGAGTTCGTGCGCAGCGCGGCGATGGCGAAGGTGCTGAATCTGGGATCCAACATCGGCGCCCTCCTGTACTTCTCGGCGACCGACGACGTCCTGTGGTTGCTCGGCCTCGCCATGGCCGTCGCGAACGTCGCGGGCTCGCTGGTCGGCTCACGCATGGCGATCTCGCGGGGCGCCGGGTTCGTGCGCATCGTGTTGCTGGTGGTGGTGTTCGCGCTCGTCATCCGACTCGGGTGGCAACAGTTCGGCTAG
- a CDS encoding amidohydrolase gives MSTHLLVGGRIYSPSAPDATAMAVTDGTVVWIGEDRPARALHPDAEVVELNGEFVTPAFVDTHVHTTATGLALIGLDLSGARSLDECLRALAAYAAEDGGTLIWGQNWDESTWPEGRGPTTAELDAAAPGRAVYLSRIDAHSAACSTVLRRAAGDVVATADPQRPLIAEAHHAVRTRALDLLSPAGRHRARVAALDHAAAHGVAAVHECAGPDISGRVDLAELLALEHGVEVRAYWGEAVSTPDEATALLAATGAHALGGDLFVDGSIGSHTAWLHDHYADHSGCGRSYLDVDAIAAHVSACTRAGIQAGFHVIGDAATTAVVEAFGRVVAELGGPAVASRGHRLEHIEMVSSEQADALAAWGVIASVQPVFDTYWGGEEGLYATRLGAERARALNPLAMMASAGVSLAIGSDAPVTPLEPWRGVRGAVNHRTPGSAVSPRAAFSAATRGAWRAGGVRDGLAGTLVPGAPASYAVWDAAELVVSAPRDSVQRWSTDPRSRVPALPRLDPEAPDPVCLETVHRGTTVYRA, from the coding sequence GTGAGTACGCATCTGCTGGTCGGCGGACGGATCTACAGCCCGTCCGCGCCCGACGCGACAGCCATGGCCGTCACCGACGGCACCGTCGTCTGGATCGGTGAGGATCGCCCCGCGCGGGCGCTGCATCCCGACGCCGAGGTGGTGGAACTGAACGGGGAGTTCGTGACTCCCGCGTTCGTGGACACCCATGTCCACACCACCGCGACAGGTCTGGCGCTCATCGGACTCGATCTGAGCGGCGCTCGGTCTCTCGACGAGTGCCTGCGCGCTCTCGCCGCGTACGCGGCCGAGGACGGGGGCACCCTGATCTGGGGACAGAACTGGGACGAGTCGACGTGGCCGGAGGGGCGCGGCCCCACCACCGCGGAGCTCGACGCCGCAGCACCCGGACGGGCCGTGTACCTCTCGCGCATCGACGCGCACTCCGCGGCGTGCTCGACGGTGCTGCGTCGCGCCGCCGGAGACGTGGTCGCCACCGCAGATCCGCAACGGCCGCTCATCGCGGAGGCGCACCATGCCGTGCGCACCCGGGCGCTGGACCTGCTGAGCCCCGCGGGCCGGCACCGCGCCCGCGTCGCCGCGCTCGATCATGCTGCCGCGCACGGGGTCGCCGCCGTGCACGAGTGCGCCGGCCCCGACATCTCCGGCCGCGTCGACCTGGCCGAACTCCTCGCCCTCGAGCACGGCGTCGAGGTGCGCGCCTACTGGGGCGAGGCCGTCTCGACCCCGGACGAGGCGACGGCACTCCTGGCCGCGACCGGCGCGCACGCCCTGGGCGGCGACCTCTTCGTCGACGGTTCGATCGGCTCGCACACCGCCTGGCTGCACGACCACTACGCCGACCACTCCGGTTGCGGCCGTTCGTATCTCGACGTCGACGCGATCGCGGCGCACGTCTCCGCCTGCACCCGCGCCGGTATCCAGGCCGGCTTCCACGTCATCGGCGACGCCGCCACCACTGCCGTGGTCGAGGCGTTCGGACGGGTCGTGGCCGAGCTCGGCGGCCCCGCCGTGGCGTCTCGCGGACATCGCCTCGAACACATCGAGATGGTGTCGTCCGAGCAGGCCGACGCCCTCGCGGCGTGGGGTGTCATCGCGAGCGTGCAACCGGTGTTCGACACCTACTGGGGCGGTGAGGAGGGCCTGTACGCCACTCGACTCGGCGCGGAGCGCGCTCGCGCACTCAACCCGCTGGCGATGATGGCGTCCGCCGGGGTGTCGCTGGCCATCGGGTCGGACGCACCCGTCACCCCGCTCGAGCCGTGGCGCGGTGTCCGCGGAGCGGTCAACCACCGCACACCGGGCAGTGCCGTCTCGCCCCGCGCCGCGTTCTCCGCGGCCACGCGCGGCGCCTGGCGCGCCGGGGGAGTGCGCGACGGCCTGGCCGGCACGCTGGTGCCGGGCGCGCCGGCCAGCTATGCGGTGTGGGACGCCGCGGAACTGGTCGTGAGCGCACCACGGGACTCGGTGCAGCGCTGGTCCACCGACCCGCGGTCACGAGTTCCGGCCCTGCCTCGCCTCGATCCCGAGGCGCCGGACCCGGTGTGCCTGGAGACCGTGCACCGCGGCACCACGGTGTACCGCGCGTGA
- a CDS encoding TldD/PmbA family protein → MRDVDSDFVALPLHALADAALTAARASGATHADLRVHRLRTQSLALRDGEVQSSVEATTLGLAVRVIVDGTWGFASGAVLSVDEAVSVTSRAVLVAQALRDLNRDPVVLASEPVYENVSWVSDYEIDPFDVPTTDKVDLLGEYSGRLLASDGVDHVSASVLQVKEQSFYADLAGSRITQQRVRLHPQIDAVSVDSASGGFDSMRTLAPPTGRGWEYLTSDGTGADGLWDWDDELSRIPDWLAEKTKAPGVEPGLTDLVIDPTNLWLTIHESIGHATEYDRAIGYEAAYAGTSFATPDQLGTLRYGSESMHVTADRTERHGLSSIGWDDDGVASQSWDLVRDGVLVGYQLDRVFAPRLGLERSNGCSYADSPHHVPIQRMANVSLQPDPHVDRSVDDLIADVEHGVYVVGDKSWSIDMQRYNFQFTGQRFFRIENGALAGQVRDLAYQATTTDFWGSMEAVGGPSTWRLGGAFNCGKAQPGQVAAVSHGCPAALFRSVNVLNTRTEAGQ, encoded by the coding sequence GTGAGAGACGTCGACAGCGATTTCGTCGCCCTGCCACTGCACGCGCTCGCGGACGCGGCGCTGACAGCGGCACGTGCGTCCGGTGCCACGCATGCGGATCTGCGGGTGCATCGACTGCGGACGCAGTCGCTCGCTCTCCGCGACGGCGAGGTGCAGTCGAGTGTCGAGGCGACGACGCTCGGCCTCGCGGTCCGGGTGATCGTCGACGGAACCTGGGGATTCGCGTCCGGTGCGGTGCTGTCGGTGGACGAGGCCGTCTCCGTCACCTCGCGCGCCGTGCTCGTCGCACAGGCGTTGCGCGACCTGAACCGGGATCCCGTCGTGCTCGCCTCCGAGCCGGTGTACGAGAACGTGTCGTGGGTGTCGGACTACGAGATCGATCCCTTCGACGTCCCCACCACCGACAAGGTCGATCTGCTGGGCGAGTACTCCGGCCGTCTGCTGGCCTCGGACGGCGTCGACCACGTGAGTGCCTCCGTGCTGCAGGTCAAGGAGCAGTCGTTCTACGCAGACCTCGCCGGGTCGCGCATCACGCAGCAACGGGTGCGACTCCACCCGCAGATCGACGCCGTGTCCGTCGATTCCGCGTCGGGTGGCTTCGATTCGATGCGCACCCTCGCTCCCCCGACGGGACGTGGCTGGGAGTACCTGACCTCCGACGGGACCGGCGCCGACGGACTGTGGGACTGGGACGACGAACTCTCGCGCATCCCCGACTGGCTCGCCGAGAAGACGAAGGCCCCCGGCGTGGAGCCGGGTCTCACCGATCTGGTGATCGACCCGACCAACCTGTGGCTCACCATCCACGAGTCCATCGGCCACGCCACGGAATATGACCGAGCCATCGGCTACGAGGCCGCCTACGCCGGAACGTCCTTCGCGACGCCCGACCAGCTCGGCACGCTGCGCTACGGCAGTGAGTCGATGCACGTGACCGCCGACCGCACCGAACGCCACGGGTTGTCCAGCATCGGGTGGGACGACGACGGCGTGGCCTCGCAGTCGTGGGATCTGGTGCGCGACGGGGTTCTCGTCGGCTACCAGCTCGACAGGGTGTTCGCCCCCCGCCTCGGGCTCGAGCGGTCGAACGGGTGCTCGTACGCGGACTCGCCCCACCACGTCCCGATCCAGCGGATGGCCAACGTCTCGCTGCAACCGGACCCGCACGTCGATCGCAGCGTGGACGATCTCATCGCCGACGTCGAGCACGGCGTCTACGTGGTGGGCGACAAGTCGTGGTCGATCGACATGCAGCGCTACAACTTCCAATTCACCGGCCAGCGCTTCTTCCGCATCGAGAACGGGGCTCTCGCGGGCCAGGTCCGGGACCTGGCGTACCAGGCGACGACCACCGATTTCTGGGGCTCGATGGAGGCGGTGGGCGGACCGTCCACGTGGCGTCTGGGCGGCGCGTTCAACTGCGGCAAGGCGCAGCCCGGTCAGGTGGCGGCGGTGTCGCACGGCTGCCCCGCTGCTCTCTTCCGTTCGGTCAACGTCCTCAACACACGAACGGAGGCGGGTCAGTGA
- a CDS encoding FxsA family protein, with amino-acid sequence MPLLYFFLYLVVEISALVWLGSAIGILWTVFVVIALSALGMVAIRSQGRRVLSELRSANAGRRSPGGAVADGALVALGSVLLTIPGLVSSVLGLLLMIPLTRALLRPVIARSAARRVETAVASGRTFPPGGFGPQGFGPQGFGAGHVVIDGDVMPDRGNSAPRDTRGVTDGTTGRDER; translated from the coding sequence ATGCCACTGCTCTACTTCTTCCTCTACCTCGTCGTCGAGATCAGCGCCCTCGTGTGGCTCGGCTCGGCGATCGGCATCCTGTGGACGGTGTTCGTGGTGATCGCACTGTCCGCTCTGGGCATGGTCGCGATCCGCTCCCAGGGTCGGCGCGTGCTCTCGGAACTGCGCTCGGCCAACGCCGGACGCCGCTCACCCGGCGGCGCGGTCGCGGACGGTGCGCTCGTGGCCCTCGGCTCGGTCCTGCTGACGATTCCCGGTCTCGTCTCGAGCGTCCTCGGCCTGCTGCTGATGATCCCGCTGACCCGCGCGCTGCTTCGTCCGGTCATCGCGCGGTCCGCCGCCCGGCGCGTCGAGACGGCCGTGGCCTCGGGCCGTACGTTCCCGCCCGGCGGTTTCGGGCCGCAGGGATTCGGGCCGCAGGGTTTCGGGGCCGGTCACGTGGTCATCGACGGCGACGTGATGCCGGACCGCGGGAATTCGGCCCCTCGCGACACGCGCGGTGTGACCGACGGCACCACCGGCCGCGACGAGCGCTGA
- a CDS encoding sensor histidine kinase: MRRFSEWLRHRPFAVDCALAVSLFLIELTAVAAVEQPLVYVAMAVAVSTPIAWRRRYPVAAAWTALALGQVATLMVWASEEPRTLPPGQLGFVVMLYTLAVYTDRRTTLLFALGLAADIVVVRLVLGSDWTSTIFFVLLYALAYITAEFLGTRRAYVAEVSARLAVAESDRDRRAVEAVSAERTRIARELHDVVAHAVSVMIVQADGASYALRSDPERAAAALANISATGRTALTELRRTVSLLRTDESSESHPEYGTAALAKIVELMRAAGLRVSIEQTGELDDLPPAVSLGVHRLVQESLTNVLRHGGERPRAVVAVRREPSAVTVSVINSSDDTGPAVDIHAAPTTSGFGVIGMRERVAVLGGELRAGPLPDGRWRVAATLPLELKAALGVDQDHPDR; this comes from the coding sequence ATGCGCCGATTCAGCGAATGGCTCCGCCACCGTCCGTTCGCGGTCGACTGTGCGCTGGCGGTGTCACTCTTCCTCATCGAGCTCACGGCCGTCGCTGCCGTGGAGCAGCCACTCGTCTACGTGGCGATGGCGGTCGCCGTGTCCACGCCGATCGCCTGGCGCCGCCGCTACCCGGTGGCCGCCGCCTGGACGGCGCTCGCACTCGGCCAGGTCGCGACTCTGATGGTGTGGGCATCGGAGGAACCGCGCACGCTGCCGCCCGGGCAGCTCGGCTTCGTGGTGATGCTCTACACGCTGGCCGTGTACACCGACCGGCGCACGACCCTCCTCTTCGCGCTGGGCCTCGCGGCCGACATCGTCGTCGTGCGACTCGTGCTCGGGTCCGACTGGACCTCCACCATCTTCTTCGTCCTCCTCTACGCCCTGGCCTACATCACGGCGGAGTTCCTCGGGACTCGCCGGGCCTACGTCGCCGAGGTCAGCGCACGGCTCGCCGTCGCCGAATCCGATCGTGACCGACGCGCCGTCGAGGCGGTGTCCGCCGAGCGCACCCGCATCGCCCGCGAACTGCACGACGTGGTGGCCCACGCGGTGAGCGTCATGATCGTGCAGGCGGACGGGGCGTCCTACGCGCTGCGGTCGGACCCGGAGCGGGCCGCGGCGGCACTCGCGAACATCTCCGCGACCGGCCGCACCGCACTCACCGAACTCCGACGCACGGTGTCGCTGTTGCGGACCGACGAGTCGTCCGAGTCCCACCCCGAGTACGGCACCGCGGCCCTCGCCAAGATCGTGGAGTTGATGCGCGCCGCCGGGCTGCGGGTGTCCATCGAGCAGACGGGCGAACTCGACGACCTGCCGCCGGCGGTGTCGCTCGGGGTGCACCGGCTGGTGCAGGAATCGCTCACCAACGTACTGCGCCACGGCGGTGAGCGGCCCCGAGCCGTGGTGGCCGTGCGCCGCGAACCGTCCGCGGTGACGGTGTCGGTGATCAATTCCTCGGACGACACCGGCCCGGCCGTCGACATCCACGCCGCACCCACCACCAGCGGCTTCGGCGTCATCGGCATGCGCGAACGTGTCGCCGTGCTGGGCGGAGAGCTCCGAGCCGGTCCGCTGCCGGACGGCCGGTGGCGCGTGGCCGCGACGCTGCCCCTCGAATTGAAGGCCGCGCTGGGCGTCGACCAGGACCACCCGGACCGCTAG